A genomic segment from Lignipirellula cremea encodes:
- a CDS encoding DUF4332 domain-containing protein produces the protein MKIKHLEIDYLGLRLNELSPGLTIAYGGSKSGKTTIARFIKYVLFGASEAADYLIPDLERTAGVLGVDTSWGRFDLERTSDGSPRGMLSISPAPRDYTADQWLRRLTSAVESTEFGRTFTLEFPRRHALDQLVEQAVLLGVDTELTESRRQQLHDLLHQLEVAETRERLLQVRMAETRERRHRLSDEIAQLEQTIERHREVSVARRATAREDLARAEREEAARRDALLQVEAEIERLERESAEYEAELRRRNQGVAESVRELTRFIDERISQLRHAETHLETRIAHLRDELASPRLAPLETLFDHAHDYVDSLESTAARIDRDLLTVHHWEKIGEETRRSVESRLQAASNELIQLADDVRQTESELRREVVESELNRTEGKRREVLRQIGRLAEHRDDLQRSLDALTGVYRRDWLTSAGYRERMAAVRLRREEILEQLRVDQAALAAARHALALLGDDRYEREVRQLEEARAALAAVEVEWDRLHRERNELSTVEELRRRIEALRAARTETEIVSQASEHLRRLSDGELRRVCLDRQPVSLRIEDCHGKMCTPELLSAAGRDQVKLSLCLALADDFARRAAPLPLVLDDVLVHFENQARRAAVELIREYAASGKQVLLLTSQKDIGHLFKSLGERVLHLPPRYAEYSRSHVVSSRRRLWECEELGGDVRDRLHAETIRQSISRSSVDYHEPTPRRSTPLAEPVSTTLPLVRTSYDVQPLFDEHHREVRLASGHYLARSCRIGEAVFLEPSLARQLDSLGVHTIDDLLCSDADELVARLVRPGMRRSTVVQWQAIARLMCEVRGLRAYDARILYQCGVTSPQQLRNMRPNDLHAVVAAFVATPEGSRLVRSGNDFEMSRITRWIHAALADEETSAPVVRTRIINRETVSEHSSHASTPRTNGSSNGSSNGSRSTSYTANGSHHGSSNGSSNGSSNGSSNGSHGSSRSQETNGSSASQNGGSAASRSSGLTGGSSTRTTTTVQTTERRFFLEESSDVEAAPSIGQRTADRLYKIGIRTVADLLSADAEEVASRMKQRRIKGDVIEQWQQQASLVCRVPELRGHDAQFLVACGITEPGDLAAMRPQDVFALVSTVCDTKEGERILRGGKRPDLAEVGDWIACAREAREHSSAIA, from the coding sequence GTGAAAATCAAACATCTGGAAATCGACTATTTAGGCCTGCGTTTGAATGAACTGTCGCCCGGGCTGACCATTGCCTATGGCGGTTCCAAGTCGGGCAAGACCACGATCGCCCGCTTCATCAAATATGTGCTCTTTGGCGCCAGCGAAGCCGCGGATTACCTGATTCCCGATCTGGAACGGACGGCCGGCGTGCTGGGCGTCGACACCAGCTGGGGCCGCTTTGACCTGGAACGCACCAGCGACGGGTCGCCCCGCGGCATGCTGTCGATTTCTCCCGCGCCCCGGGACTACACGGCCGATCAATGGCTCCGTCGCCTGACCAGCGCCGTGGAGTCGACCGAGTTCGGCCGCACCTTTACCCTCGAATTCCCGCGACGCCACGCGCTCGACCAGCTGGTCGAACAGGCCGTCCTGCTGGGAGTCGACACCGAGCTGACCGAATCCCGCCGCCAGCAGCTGCACGACCTGCTGCATCAGCTGGAAGTCGCCGAAACCCGCGAACGCTTGCTGCAGGTTCGCATGGCCGAAACGCGCGAACGCCGTCATCGGCTGTCCGACGAAATCGCCCAGCTGGAACAAACGATCGAACGCCATCGCGAGGTTTCTGTCGCCCGCCGCGCCACCGCCCGCGAAGACCTCGCCCGGGCCGAACGGGAAGAAGCCGCCCGCCGCGACGCGCTCCTGCAGGTGGAAGCAGAGATCGAACGCCTGGAACGCGAATCGGCCGAATACGAAGCAGAGCTTCGTCGCCGTAACCAGGGCGTCGCCGAAAGCGTCCGCGAGCTGACCCGCTTCATCGACGAACGAATCTCGCAGCTGCGGCACGCGGAAACGCACCTGGAAACTCGGATCGCCCATCTCCGCGATGAGCTCGCCAGCCCCCGTCTGGCCCCGCTCGAGACACTTTTTGACCACGCCCACGACTATGTCGACAGCCTGGAGTCGACCGCCGCCCGGATCGACCGCGATCTGTTGACGGTCCACCACTGGGAGAAGATCGGCGAAGAGACCCGCCGCTCGGTGGAAAGCCGCCTGCAGGCCGCCAGCAACGAGCTGATCCAGCTGGCCGACGACGTCCGCCAGACCGAAAGCGAACTCCGCCGGGAAGTGGTCGAAAGCGAACTGAACCGGACGGAAGGGAAACGTCGCGAAGTACTGCGACAGATCGGTCGCCTGGCCGAACACCGGGACGACCTGCAGCGCTCGCTCGACGCCCTCACCGGCGTGTATCGTCGCGACTGGCTGACTTCGGCCGGCTACCGCGAGCGGATGGCCGCGGTGCGTTTGCGAAGGGAAGAAATTCTCGAACAGCTGCGCGTCGACCAGGCCGCCCTGGCCGCCGCCCGCCACGCCCTGGCATTACTGGGCGACGATCGCTACGAACGCGAAGTACGCCAGCTGGAAGAAGCCCGGGCCGCCCTGGCCGCTGTCGAAGTGGAATGGGACCGCCTGCACCGCGAACGGAACGAGCTGTCCACGGTCGAAGAACTGCGGCGCCGGATCGAAGCGCTTCGCGCCGCCCGGACTGAAACAGAAATCGTCAGCCAGGCCAGCGAACACCTGCGTCGCCTGTCCGACGGCGAACTGCGCCGCGTTTGCCTGGATCGGCAGCCGGTCAGCCTGCGGATTGAAGATTGCCACGGCAAAATGTGCACGCCTGAACTGCTCAGCGCCGCGGGTCGTGACCAGGTGAAGCTCAGCCTGTGCCTGGCCCTGGCCGATGACTTCGCCCGACGGGCCGCGCCGTTGCCGCTGGTGCTGGACGATGTGCTGGTCCACTTTGAAAACCAGGCTCGCCGGGCCGCGGTGGAATTGATTCGCGAATACGCGGCCAGCGGCAAGCAGGTGCTGCTGCTGACCTCGCAGAAAGATATCGGCCATCTGTTCAAATCGCTGGGCGAACGCGTGCTGCACTTGCCGCCGCGGTATGCCGAGTACAGCCGCAGCCATGTCGTCTCTAGTCGTCGCCGGCTTTGGGAATGCGAAGAGCTGGGCGGCGACGTCCGCGATCGGCTGCACGCCGAAACAATCAGGCAGTCGATCTCCCGTTCGTCGGTCGATTACCACGAGCCGACGCCCCGACGATCGACCCCTTTGGCGGAACCCGTTTCCACCACGCTGCCGCTCGTCCGCACCAGCTACGACGTGCAGCCGCTGTTCGATGAACATCATCGCGAAGTGCGGCTGGCCAGCGGTCATTACCTGGCCCGCAGCTGCCGCATTGGAGAAGCCGTTTTTCTGGAGCCTTCGCTCGCTCGCCAGCTGGACTCGCTGGGAGTGCATACGATCGACGACCTGCTCTGCAGCGACGCCGACGAACTGGTCGCTCGCCTGGTCCGCCCCGGCATGCGACGATCGACGGTGGTGCAGTGGCAAGCCATCGCCCGACTGATGTGCGAAGTTCGCGGCCTCCGCGCTTACGACGCCCGCATCCTGTACCAGTGCGGCGTCACCTCGCCGCAACAACTGCGAAACATGCGGCCGAACGATCTGCATGCGGTGGTGGCCGCCTTTGTCGCCACGCCGGAAGGTTCGCGTCTGGTTCGCTCGGGCAACGATTTTGAAATGTCGCGCATCACCCGCTGGATTCATGCGGCCCTGGCCGACGAGGAGACTTCAGCTCCCGTCGTTCGCACCCGCATAATCAATCGGGAAACGGTCAGCGAACATTCCTCGCACGCCTCGACTCCCCGCACCAACGGCTCCAGCAACGGCTCCAGCAACGGCTCGCGCAGCACGAGCTACACGGCCAACGGTTCACACCATGGCTCAAGCAACGGTTCGAGCAATGGTTCGAGTAACGGCTCCAGCAATGGATCCCACGGGTCAAGCCGCTCGCAGGAAACGAACGGCTCTTCGGCCAGCCAGAACGGCGGCTCCGCAGCCAGTCGATCGTCCGGCCTCACAGGCGGTTCCTCGACGCGAACGACCACGACCGTGCAGACCACCGAACGACGGTTCTTCCTGGAAGAAAGCAGCGATGTCGAAGCGGCCCCGTCGATCGGGCAGCGCACGGCCGATCGCCTTTACAAAATTGGCATCCGCACCGTCGCCGATCTGCTGTCGGCCGACGCCGAAGAGGTCGCTTCCCGGATGAAACAGCGACGCATCAAAGGCGACGTGATCGAGCAGTGGCAGCAACAAGCCTCGCTGGTCTGCCGCGTGCCGGAACTGCGTGGACACGACGCCCAGTTCCTGGTCGCCTGTGGGATTACCGAACCGGGCGATCTGGCCGCCATGCGGCCCCAGGATGTGTTCGCCCTGGTATCGACGGTTTGCGACACCAAAGAAGGCGAACGGATTCTCCGCGGCGGGAAACGACCCGACCTGGCTGAAGTGGGCGACTGGATTGCCTGCGCCCGTGAAGCCCGCGAGCACTCGTCCGCCATCGCCTGA
- a CDS encoding HD domain-containing protein: MTSTGESESRWQAAWQAVEAVPPPDAFPDLLKRYAEPVRAYHNLQHVLHCLIHAAEVQAQLESPGEVLLAIWYHDAIYDPRAHDNEAQSAGLATDVMRQAGVSERVTNRVSRLILATDHRNATPTGDAAWLVDIDLAILAAPGDAFWAYEAAIRREYAWVPEEAFRQGRADLLERFLERPAIYATAHFCHRWEAAARENLRASADRLRSG; this comes from the coding sequence ATGACGTCCACTGGTGAATCCGAAAGCCGCTGGCAGGCGGCCTGGCAAGCGGTGGAAGCAGTCCCGCCGCCGGACGCTTTTCCGGATCTGCTCAAGCGCTACGCTGAACCGGTACGGGCGTACCACAACCTGCAGCATGTCCTGCATTGCCTGATCCATGCCGCCGAGGTGCAAGCGCAGCTGGAGTCGCCCGGCGAAGTCCTGCTGGCGATCTGGTATCACGACGCGATCTATGATCCCAGGGCGCACGATAATGAAGCCCAGAGCGCGGGCCTGGCGACGGACGTTATGCGACAGGCCGGGGTGTCAGAACGCGTCACCAACCGCGTATCCCGGTTGATCCTGGCGACCGACCATCGGAATGCCACCCCAACCGGCGATGCGGCGTGGCTGGTGGATATCGACCTGGCGATCCTGGCGGCTCCGGGCGACGCCTTCTGGGCGTACGAAGCGGCCATCCGTCGGGAATACGCCTGGGTCCCGGAAGAAGCTTTCCGTCAGGGTAGAGCCGATCTGCTGGAACGATTTCTGGAGCGTCCCGCGATCTACGCCACGGCGCACTTCTGCCATCGCTGGGAAGCGGCCGCCCGCGAGAATCTACGCGCGTCGGCTGATAGACTGCGGAGCGGATAG
- a CDS encoding (2Fe-2S) ferredoxin domain-containing protein: MPSFSHHIFVCCNQREPGHSRGCCDPEGAEALRSKFKAAVKSKGLTPLVRANHAGCLDQCELGPCVVIYPQEIWYGGVQLSDVDRILEETVVHGRVVEDLLLDPDQLNQKSKS; encoded by the coding sequence ATGCCGTCATTTTCCCATCATATTTTTGTCTGCTGCAACCAGCGCGAGCCGGGGCATTCCCGAGGCTGCTGTGATCCCGAAGGGGCGGAAGCGCTGCGCAGCAAGTTCAAGGCCGCCGTGAAAAGCAAAGGTCTGACCCCGCTGGTCAGGGCTAACCATGCCGGCTGCCTGGACCAGTGCGAACTAGGCCCGTGCGTGGTGATCTACCCCCAGGAGATCTGGTACGGCGGCGTGCAGCTGTCCGATGTCGACCGAATCCTGGAAGAAACAGTCGTCCACGGCCGCGTTGTCGAAGACCTGCTGCTTGATCCCGACCAGCTGAACCAGAAATCAAAAAGCTGA
- a CDS encoding DUF6174 domain-containing protein has translation MNPRRFTFAKWALLGGVLSTLLTLVVMVLVYRDPVPRLTRSSFDDARERWQAAGLLDYDLKVEAVSAAIDVYQISVREGAVAQVIRNGEVSSRPASFQAWTVGGMFDVISSDLQSQEAITRDQAPPGAAILSLRAEFDAKSGIPLRYLRADRSAGRTSRWTVQSWSRAEPGTPFPAAAADTL, from the coding sequence ATGAATCCACGCCGTTTCACGTTCGCCAAATGGGCGCTGCTTGGCGGGGTGCTTTCCACGCTGCTTACACTGGTAGTGATGGTGCTGGTTTACCGCGACCCGGTTCCTCGGCTGACACGGAGCAGCTTTGACGACGCCCGCGAGCGCTGGCAGGCGGCCGGCCTTTTAGACTATGACCTGAAGGTGGAAGCAGTTAGCGCCGCGATCGACGTGTACCAGATTTCCGTTCGCGAGGGAGCGGTTGCCCAGGTGATCCGCAATGGGGAAGTATCGTCGCGCCCGGCATCATTCCAGGCCTGGACGGTCGGCGGCATGTTCGATGTCATTTCCAGCGATCTGCAGTCGCAGGAAGCGATCACCCGGGACCAGGCTCCCCCTGGCGCCGCGATTCTTTCTTTGCGGGCCGAGTTTGACGCCAAGAGCGGCATACCGCTGCGTTATCTGCGCGCCGATCGCTCGGCCGGCAGGACTAGTCGCTGGACGGTGCAAAGCTGGTCGCGGGCCGAGCCCGGAACGCCCTTTCCGGCGGCGGCTGCCGATACGCTGTAA
- a CDS encoding leucine-rich repeat domain-containing protein has protein sequence MVVIIPDASRLLIEQLGAKIEDSGDQERVVLPKDLTDEDLKKLAAVPEIRRIDWENATISDTAMQHLADMKQLESLNLYRSSFDDSSLDHLKKLPNLKHLSLVSTKVTNEDVKFVGAMKQLEELRLENTLIDGEVLQTIAELTELRVLTLGATKVTGTDLAFLQQLTKLTELNLLELDVNDADLAHVEPFQNLQKLNLLRTHVSDAGLAHLQGLSKLATLSLRAAAIQGPGLTHLAKLPVLETLHLQETKLSDQSIPNFEGLTRLRTLFVGQTQITDEGAKRLEAVLPDCSVRNF, from the coding sequence ATGGTCGTGATCATTCCCGATGCGTCGCGGCTGCTGATCGAACAGCTGGGCGCCAAGATCGAGGACTCCGGCGACCAGGAACGCGTCGTTTTGCCGAAGGACCTGACGGACGAAGACCTCAAAAAGCTGGCAGCCGTCCCGGAAATTCGCCGCATCGATTGGGAGAATGCCACGATTTCCGACACGGCGATGCAACATCTGGCCGACATGAAACAGTTGGAGTCGCTCAATCTCTACCGCTCCAGCTTCGACGATTCGAGCCTGGACCATCTGAAGAAGTTGCCGAACCTCAAACACCTGTCCCTCGTTTCGACAAAAGTCACGAACGAAGATGTGAAGTTCGTCGGCGCCATGAAGCAGCTCGAAGAGCTGCGGCTTGAGAACACCCTTATCGATGGCGAAGTTCTTCAGACGATCGCCGAATTGACAGAGCTGCGTGTGCTCACGCTCGGCGCAACGAAAGTCACAGGAACCGATCTCGCGTTCCTGCAGCAACTGACGAAGCTAACCGAACTCAATCTCCTCGAACTGGACGTCAACGACGCGGACCTCGCACATGTAGAGCCCTTCCAGAATCTCCAGAAGCTAAATCTCTTGCGAACCCACGTTTCCGACGCCGGGCTCGCGCATCTCCAAGGCCTTAGCAAGCTCGCGACTCTTTCCCTGCGAGCTGCAGCGATCCAAGGTCCCGGCCTGACGCACCTCGCCAAACTGCCGGTGTTGGAGACACTCCATCTGCAGGAAACCAAACTGAGCGACCAAAGCATTCCAAACTTCGAGGGCCTGACCCGTTTGCGGACGTTATTTGTCGGCCAGACGCAGATCACGGACGAAGGTGCGAAACGGCTGGAAGCCGTTCTGCCCGATTGCAGCGTTCGAAATTTCTGA
- a CDS encoding clan AA aspartic protease, translating to MSSALGIEQRCILECTFNEGVVDNGGRALLLVKLRKSVNTDAETAEVWIDTGFTGDLVLPASAIESLELELSGSVDATLADGSEVALSTFSCLIEWFGHVKSLEIIANDGECPLLGVGLLLGLELRIDYRNLQLELTPAKKEGVSVG from the coding sequence ATGTCATCCGCGTTGGGCATCGAGCAGCGGTGCATTTTGGAATGCACCTTCAATGAGGGCGTCGTTGACAACGGCGGCCGGGCGCTATTGCTGGTTAAGCTGCGGAAGTCTGTGAATACGGACGCCGAAACGGCTGAAGTCTGGATTGACACCGGGTTCACGGGCGACCTCGTACTTCCTGCGTCGGCGATAGAGAGCCTGGAGCTCGAACTATCGGGGAGCGTTGATGCAACTTTGGCCGATGGCTCGGAAGTCGCGTTGAGCACCTTCAGTTGCCTGATCGAATGGTTCGGGCATGTTAAATCGCTTGAGATCATCGCGAACGACGGCGAGTGCCCACTACTTGGTGTTGGGTTACTACTCGGGCTGGAACTCCGAATTGACTATCGCAACCTGCAATTGGAGTTGACGCCAGCAAAAAAGGAGGGCGTCTCCGTCGGATAA
- a CDS encoding nucleoside deaminase produces the protein MRSLARFTGRSFQTEHPSPFGSSIYSSDSGQLVSQAYDTVIQECDPTNHAEMNAIRIATKQLQRLSLRGCILYSTCEPCPMCMSACIWAELDTVVFGASTMEDANHYWPQSSDVAPHELADRMRREPKCNLIPHVERQICQDLFVRCDELRSQRRLQLPPHRSD, from the coding sequence ATGCGTTCCCTCGCTCGTTTTACGGGGCGGTCCTTTCAAACGGAGCATCCCTCTCCGTTCGGATCGTCCATTTATTCTTCGGATAGCGGGCAGCTTGTGTCACAGGCGTATGATACGGTGATTCAAGAGTGCGACCCGACGAACCATGCGGAGATGAATGCGATTCGCATTGCAACAAAGCAGTTGCAACGTCTTTCACTGCGTGGATGCATCCTTTACAGCACCTGTGAGCCCTGTCCAATGTGTATGTCCGCTTGCATCTGGGCGGAATTGGACACCGTTGTTTTTGGCGCATCGACCATGGAAGATGCAAACCACTATTGGCCACAATCGTCAGACGTAGCGCCACACGAACTGGCAGATCGGATGAGAAGGGAACCGAAATGCAATCTGATTCCTCATGTCGAGCGTCAGATATGCCAGGACCTTTTTGTTCGCTGTGATGAATTGAGAAGCCAGCGACGGCTCCAACTGCCGCCGCATCGCAGTGATTAG